Proteins from one Bacteroides mediterraneensis genomic window:
- a CDS encoding glycosyltransferase family 2 protein yields MKVSVITISYNDLAGLQRTIPSVVGQTRFDVVEYIIIDGGSTDGSEAFIAQYRPYLSYYCSEKDGGIYEAMNKGLRHATGEYVVYTNSGDMLYDSSVIEKFIAADPTADICIGDTIITYESGQEKLWKSQKDVSMRILYDGSVSHQASFVRTEVLRKHGFDERYRIVSDWKLFIQLFIFDNCSYQKLNFVVCRFMWGGISSYHEKAQTERKCVLDEYFPPRLQQDLAYLHHGYTKVEKQLKKINLHKRSGRFLSLIIGLIYKYQHGNR; encoded by the coding sequence ATGAAAGTATCGGTCATCACCATATCGTATAACGACCTGGCCGGTTTGCAAAGAACCATTCCGTCGGTCGTTGGTCAAACACGGTTTGACGTGGTGGAATATATCATCATAGACGGCGGTTCCACTGATGGATCGGAAGCCTTCATTGCGCAGTATCGGCCATACTTGTCGTACTATTGCAGCGAGAAAGACGGTGGCATCTACGAAGCCATGAACAAGGGGCTGAGGCACGCTACCGGCGAGTATGTAGTGTACACAAACTCCGGCGACATGCTATATGACAGTTCGGTAATAGAAAAATTCATCGCTGCAGACCCTACTGCCGATATCTGCATAGGTGACACCATTATAACATATGAATCAGGCCAAGAAAAGCTTTGGAAGAGCCAAAAAGACGTGAGCATGCGGATACTCTACGATGGCTCCGTAAGCCATCAGGCTTCATTTGTACGTACCGAAGTGTTGCGCAAGCATGGATTCGACGAGAGGTACAGAATAGTAAGCGACTGGAAACTGTTCATTCAGCTTTTCATATTTGATAACTGTTCTTATCAGAAACTGAACTTCGTAGTATGCCGGTTCATGTGGGGCGGTATCTCGTCGTACCATGAGAAAGCCCAAACAGAGAGAAAGTGCGTGCTGGATGAGTATTTTCCACCGAGACTGCAACAAGACCTTGCCTACCTGCACCACGGATATACCAAAGTGGAAAAGCAACTGAAGAAAATCAATCTTCATAAAAGAAGCGGCAGGTTCCTATCATTGATTATCGGACTAATATATAAGTATCAACATGGAAACAGATAG
- a CDS encoding tyrosine-protein phosphatase, with translation MWPFRKKQMLAESGFFSGFIDWHSHILPGVDDGVQTMEEALQVLTEYEKLGVKEVWLTPHIMEDIPNTTGKLRERFAELRSVYQGPVVLNLASENMLDNLFEERLERNDLLPIGRNGDHLLIETSYFNPPMALQNILMRIKTKGYYPVLAHPERYVYMEETEYRQLKTIGVKFQLNLPSLANMYTIDVGKKAGWLLKNNLYDFVGSDLHRLTIWKEKIFDKQISGNTLRMLRGILTALFPE, from the coding sequence ATGTGGCCGTTCCGAAAAAAGCAGATGTTAGCGGAAAGTGGGTTCTTCAGTGGCTTTATTGACTGGCACAGCCACATCCTTCCCGGTGTGGACGATGGGGTGCAGACCATGGAAGAAGCTCTGCAAGTCTTAACCGAATATGAAAAATTGGGCGTGAAAGAAGTGTGGCTCACCCCACATATCATGGAAGACATTCCCAATACTACAGGTAAATTAAGAGAACGATTTGCAGAATTGCGAAGTGTCTATCAAGGTCCTGTGGTACTTAATCTTGCTTCGGAGAATATGCTTGATAATCTATTTGAAGAACGATTGGAAAGGAACGACCTCTTGCCCATAGGCAGAAACGGTGATCATCTCTTGATAGAAACCAGCTATTTCAATCCGCCAATGGCCTTGCAAAACATCCTGATGCGGATTAAGACCAAAGGTTATTACCCCGTATTGGCACATCCCGAACGTTATGTATATATGGAAGAAACCGAATACCGACAGTTGAAGACAATAGGCGTGAAGTTTCAGTTAAATCTGCCTTCTTTAGCCAATATGTATACAATAGATGTAGGAAAAAAAGCCGGTTGGCTGCTGAAAAACAATTTGTATGATTTTGTGGGCAGTGACTTGCATCGTCTGACAATTTGGAAAGAAAAAATTTTTGATAAACAAATTTCGGGAAACACATTGCGGATGTTACGGGGCATCCTGACAGCACTTTTCCCAGAATAA
- a CDS encoding acylneuraminate cytidylyltransferase has translation MVIAFVPVRGGSKSIPLKNIKPFCGKPLVCWNIEALEQCDAVDEIVVATDSDRIEEVVTSQGYKKTRVYRRLAENACDTASTESVMLEYIHNAQLSAEHIFMLVQATSPLTETIHFTEALQLYAKGDYDSILSCVRNYRFFWNADGTSMNYDYMNRPRRQDFGGMLMENGAFYINKVGHILANGNRLGGRIGIYEMPEYTATEIDEPDDWAVLENLMRRHILSHRGKASTMIKLFISDIDGTLTDGGMYYSEHGDELKKFNTRDGMGFGLLKKAGIKTAIITSEDRRLNQVRADKLRLDYLVQGKREGGKLAAAQTICKELGITLNEVAYIGDDINCIDLLSAVGLAACPIDAHPRVKGIADIKVMSKKGGEGCVREFIESILLQ, from the coding sequence ATGGTAATTGCATTTGTACCAGTAAGGGGTGGTAGCAAGTCTATCCCCCTTAAAAATATCAAACCGTTTTGTGGCAAGCCCTTGGTTTGCTGGAACATCGAAGCATTGGAGCAATGTGATGCAGTGGATGAGATAGTGGTGGCTACAGACTCGGACAGGATAGAAGAAGTAGTTACGTCACAGGGATATAAGAAAACAAGGGTGTACCGTCGTTTGGCAGAAAATGCCTGCGACACGGCCAGCACGGAAAGCGTGATGCTGGAATACATCCACAATGCACAACTATCAGCCGAACATATCTTTATGCTGGTGCAGGCCACATCTCCACTCACCGAGACCATTCATTTCACAGAAGCCCTGCAGCTGTATGCGAAAGGGGATTATGACTCCATCCTGAGCTGCGTGCGCAATTACCGCTTCTTTTGGAATGCAGACGGCACATCCATGAACTACGATTACATGAACCGTCCACGACGCCAGGATTTCGGCGGTATGCTGATGGAAAACGGTGCTTTCTACATAAACAAGGTGGGTCACATTTTGGCCAACGGAAACAGACTGGGTGGCAGGATAGGCATCTACGAAATGCCCGAATATACCGCCACCGAGATAGACGAACCTGATGACTGGGCTGTGTTGGAAAACTTGATGCGCAGACATATTCTGTCACATCGGGGAAAGGCGTCTACTATGATAAAACTCTTCATATCCGATATTGACGGCACGCTGACCGATGGCGGGATGTATTACAGTGAGCATGGCGATGAACTGAAGAAATTCAACACCCGTGATGGTATGGGATTCGGTTTGTTAAAGAAGGCGGGGATTAAAACTGCCATTATCACTAGTGAGGATCGAAGGCTGAACCAGGTCCGCGCGGATAAACTCCGGTTGGACTATTTGGTGCAAGGCAAACGCGAGGGTGGAAAGCTGGCAGCCGCTCAGACAATCTGTAAAGAACTGGGCATAACCCTGAACGAAGTGGCATATATAGGCGATGACATAAACTGTATAGACCTGCTGTCTGCCGTTGGCTTGGCTGCATGTCCCATCGATGCACACCCACGTGTGAAAGGTATAGCCGACATAAAGGTCATGAGCAAAAAAGGCGGTGAGGGCTGTGTGCGGGAATTTATAGAAAGCATACTGCTGCAATGA
- a CDS encoding polysaccharide biosynthesis tyrosine autokinase, with translation MYLCLAKWYWFVISLAILLGFAILHLLTTPPVYTRSASLLIKEDSKGNSLSNSAGVLGDLDLFQTNTNVNNEMQSLQSPAVMYDVVKRLHLDINYTVDGTFHKQVLYGQACPYEVEFFDLQDNEGASLTILPVSSNKGVELTDFVRGEEESGQAIKTLFNDTVTTPVGRLLIKPMPSAETCKEPIYVSRSGLQSATAAYSDKLNVSLNDEKSTVINLSLEDVCIQRAEDVLNTLIAVYNENWVKDKNQIAVSTSMFINERLGVIEQELGHVDENISSYKSENLLPDVQAAANMYMTQSSEMSSQILALNTQLAMTRYVRNYLTGGNNRNQLLPANSGIESSSIERQIADYNAMQLQRNNLVANSSESNPLVVDLDQSLQNMRRAIISSIDNHITTLNTQLRALQQSEKQTTARIAANPTQGKYLLSVERQQKVKEALYLFLLQKREENELSQAFTAYNTRVIMPPSGSMVPTAPNKKKFLLIAFTLGLFIPVGIIFAREQLNTKVRGRKDLESLSLPFAGEIPLAGGKKKGNKEETTNTVLIKQGCRGIINEAFRVLRTNLEFMLDAGNAGKADVILFTSFNPGSGKTFITINTAASFSLKGKKVLVIDGDLRRGSLSHYLHSHPKGLSDYLGKREENPQTLVQELPGYPGLNILPVGTIPPNPTELLAEPRLGILIEQMRGEYDCIFIDCPPIEIVADTQIIEKLADRTLFVVRAGLLERDMLLELQHAYQEKRFKNMALILNGTEGGGNRYGYRYGYKYGYHYGYGSKNYYGKNE, from the coding sequence ATGTATCTCTGTCTTGCCAAGTGGTACTGGTTTGTCATCTCCTTGGCAATCCTGTTGGGCTTCGCCATATTACATTTGCTCACCACTCCGCCAGTTTATACCCGCTCGGCATCCCTGCTTATCAAAGAGGACAGCAAAGGAAATTCCTTGTCCAACTCCGCAGGCGTATTGGGCGATTTGGATTTGTTCCAGACCAACACCAATGTGAACAACGAGATGCAGTCGCTGCAGTCGCCCGCCGTGATGTACGATGTGGTAAAACGCCTACACCTGGACATTAATTATACTGTCGACGGTACTTTCCACAAACAGGTGTTGTACGGGCAAGCCTGCCCTTACGAAGTGGAGTTCTTCGACTTGCAGGACAACGAGGGTGCTTCGCTCACCATCCTCCCCGTCTCTAGCAACAAAGGCGTGGAACTGACCGACTTTGTGCGTGGCGAAGAAGAATCCGGACAGGCCATCAAAACCCTGTTCAACGATACAGTAACCACTCCTGTTGGCAGGTTGTTAATCAAACCTATGCCAAGTGCGGAAACATGCAAGGAGCCGATCTATGTCTCCCGTTCCGGTTTACAAAGTGCCACTGCCGCTTATTCCGACAAGCTGAACGTGTCATTGAACGACGAGAAGTCCACTGTCATCAACCTTTCGTTGGAAGACGTGTGCATCCAGCGCGCCGAGGACGTGCTCAATACTTTAATTGCCGTCTACAACGAAAACTGGGTAAAAGACAAGAACCAGATAGCCGTCAGCACCTCCATGTTCATCAACGAACGCTTGGGAGTCATCGAGCAGGAATTAGGACATGTAGACGAGAACATTTCTTCTTATAAGAGTGAGAACCTGCTGCCTGACGTGCAGGCTGCCGCCAACATGTACATGACGCAAAGCAGCGAAATGAGCTCCCAGATATTGGCGTTAAACACCCAGCTCGCCATGACCCGTTATGTGCGCAACTATCTTACCGGAGGCAACAACCGCAACCAGCTGCTTCCCGCCAACTCCGGCATTGAAAGCTCCAGCATTGAGAGACAGATAGCAGACTACAACGCCATGCAGCTGCAGCGCAACAACCTCGTGGCAAACAGCAGCGAATCGAATCCCTTAGTAGTAGACCTCGATCAGTCATTGCAGAACATGCGGCGCGCCATCATTTCTTCCATCGACAACCACATCACTACGCTGAACACCCAACTGCGTGCCTTGCAGCAAAGCGAAAAGCAAACCACGGCACGCATCGCCGCTAACCCCACGCAGGGCAAATACCTGCTTTCGGTGGAACGCCAGCAGAAGGTGAAAGAGGCGCTCTACCTCTTTTTATTGCAGAAACGTGAGGAAAACGAGCTGTCGCAAGCTTTTACCGCTTATAATACGCGTGTCATCATGCCGCCCTCAGGCAGCATGGTGCCCACTGCTCCTAATAAAAAGAAATTCCTCCTGATTGCTTTTACCTTAGGACTTTTCATTCCCGTAGGCATCATCTTCGCCCGCGAGCAGCTGAACACCAAGGTGCGCGGACGGAAAGACTTGGAATCGCTGTCCCTGCCCTTTGCTGGGGAAATTCCCTTAGCAGGCGGCAAAAAGAAAGGAAACAAAGAGGAAACTACTAATACCGTCCTGATTAAACAAGGCTGTCGCGGCATCATCAACGAGGCGTTCCGCGTGTTACGCACCAACTTGGAGTTCATGCTTGATGCGGGCAACGCGGGGAAAGCCGATGTCATCCTTTTCACCTCGTTCAATCCCGGCAGCGGAAAGACTTTCATTACCATCAATACCGCCGCCAGCTTCTCCCTGAAAGGCAAAAAGGTATTGGTGATAGACGGCGACCTGCGCCGTGGCTCGCTCTCGCACTACCTGCATTCACATCCCAAGGGATTGAGCGATTACTTGGGCAAACGGGAAGAGAATCCGCAGACGTTGGTACAAGAGCTGCCCGGCTATCCCGGACTGAATATCTTGCCCGTAGGTACCATTCCTCCCAACCCTACTGAGTTGCTTGCCGAACCGCGCCTGGGCATATTGATAGAACAGATGCGTGGTGAATACGACTGCATCTTCATCGACTGTCCACCCATTGAGATAGTAGCGGATACGCAAATCATCGAAAAGCTTGCCGACCGTACCCTCTTCGTAGTTCGTGCCGGCCTATTAGAACGTGACATGCTGCTCGAACTACAACACGCTTACCAAGAGAAACGATTTAAGAACATGGCGCTTATCCTGAACGGCACCGAAGGCGGCGGCAACCGTTATGGCTACCGATACGGATATAAATACGGTTATCATTATGGGTATGGCAGCAAGAACTACTATGGGAAAAATGAATAA
- a CDS encoding lipopolysaccharide biosynthesis protein gives MNESRINKALKNARVNFIFYFLMFFISFYSRKIFLDTLGPEFIGLAGTLQNILQMLSLAEIGIASAVSFHLYKPIREENTAKINDLISLYGWFYRIVGFIILGLAIIVSLFFPVIFDETTLHLGVVYFVFFCFLGSSLISYFLNYKQILLTADQKNYVVAQYLQGGQIVKVFVQLFCCYYYCNYYLWAVIEFSFSIFACIVLNKKIKKTYPWLVSLPQRGKLLYKEYPTIIKSTKQIFIHKIKDFLLKQSDQILVFAFVSLKYVAYYNNYSLIISRVTSLCESVMNSAGAGVGNLVAEGDARKIMKVFWELMSMRYFVAGTISAILYFIIPPFIHNWLGEEYILSQIVNILLCVNMFISISRITVDNFNHAYGQYADIWAAWTEGGINLTVTIVVGLYYGLVGILLGKIVSLFFIVILWKPYYLFRDGFGRSIAEYWWSVLRYVLLFIVSFAITYYVSIVVPLQPEENWAALVLYALIISTIFALSYFCLMLQFAHGFKDFLVTLIKRRRK, from the coding sequence ATGAATGAATCGAGAATAAACAAGGCACTGAAGAATGCACGGGTAAATTTTATTTTTTACTTCCTGATGTTCTTCATATCCTTCTATTCGCGCAAGATTTTCCTCGATACACTCGGACCTGAGTTTATAGGCCTGGCCGGTACGTTACAGAATATTCTGCAGATGCTTAGTCTGGCTGAAATAGGGATAGCTTCAGCCGTAAGTTTTCATCTGTATAAACCCATAAGGGAGGAGAACACAGCCAAGATAAACGATTTGATATCGCTGTATGGATGGTTCTACAGGATAGTAGGTTTCATCATTCTGGGATTGGCTATCATCGTATCGCTGTTCTTCCCTGTCATCTTCGATGAAACCACCCTACACTTAGGCGTAGTATATTTTGTGTTTTTTTGCTTTTTGGGATCCTCCCTAATAAGCTATTTTCTGAACTATAAACAGATACTGCTTACTGCCGATCAAAAGAACTATGTAGTAGCACAATACCTTCAAGGAGGACAAATAGTCAAGGTATTTGTGCAGCTATTCTGTTGCTACTACTACTGCAACTATTATCTTTGGGCCGTGATAGAATTTTCATTCTCGATATTTGCTTGCATAGTACTGAATAAAAAAATAAAGAAGACCTATCCGTGGCTGGTATCGCTACCTCAGAGAGGCAAACTCCTATATAAGGAATATCCCACTATCATAAAGAGCACGAAACAAATATTCATTCACAAAATAAAGGACTTCCTGCTAAAACAAAGCGACCAGATTCTGGTATTTGCATTCGTATCGCTAAAGTATGTGGCCTACTATAACAATTACTCGCTGATAATAAGCCGTGTAACCAGCCTATGTGAATCGGTGATGAACAGTGCCGGTGCGGGAGTAGGCAATTTGGTGGCAGAGGGAGATGCAAGGAAGATAATGAAAGTGTTTTGGGAACTGATGTCCATGCGCTATTTTGTAGCGGGTACCATATCGGCCATTCTGTATTTTATCATACCTCCCTTTATCCACAACTGGTTGGGCGAGGAATATATCCTGTCACAAATAGTGAACATCCTGTTGTGTGTCAACATGTTTATATCCATATCGAGAATCACGGTGGACAACTTCAACCATGCCTATGGGCAGTATGCAGACATCTGGGCAGCATGGACAGAAGGCGGTATAAACCTGACAGTGACAATCGTGGTGGGACTATATTATGGACTTGTGGGAATCTTATTAGGAAAGATTGTCAGCCTGTTTTTCATCGTCATACTTTGGAAACCCTACTACTTATTTCGCGATGGTTTCGGAAGAAGCATTGCAGAATACTGGTGGTCTGTGCTGCGATATGTCCTGCTATTCATCGTATCCTTTGCCATAACCTACTATGTTTCGATCGTGGTGCCACTACAGCCGGAGGAAAACTGGGCAGCGTTAGTGCTGTACGCCCTCATCATTTCGACAATCTTTGCGCTATCATATTTCTGCCTGATGCTACAGTTTGCGCACGGATTTAAAGATTTCCTTGTAACGCTAATCAAAAGAAGAAGAAAATGA
- a CDS encoding UpxY family transcription antiterminator: MRSNETHWFVMRDLTRCNAKMPAYQILDDMGIENFTPKVPKITIHSGKRECKEVPFIHDLIFVHDTRMVIDTIVEKVRTFQYRFLKGREPMTVKDKDMEEFKKAVESSSKPQYYRPQDVTPDMRNRKIRIIGSRLDGCEGYLLTVRGSKQKRLLIELPSLLAAAVEVEPEYIQLL, from the coding sequence ATGAGGAGCAATGAAACGCATTGGTTTGTTATGCGGGACTTGACCAGATGTAATGCCAAAATGCCTGCTTATCAGATATTAGACGATATGGGAATAGAGAATTTCACACCCAAGGTGCCGAAAATAACCATACATAGCGGAAAACGTGAATGTAAGGAGGTGCCATTTATCCATGATTTAATCTTTGTACATGATACCCGTATGGTTATTGATACTATTGTAGAGAAAGTGCGCACTTTTCAGTACCGTTTTTTGAAGGGTAGAGAACCTATGACAGTAAAGGACAAGGATATGGAGGAGTTTAAGAAAGCTGTTGAATCTTCAAGCAAACCTCAATACTACCGTCCCCAGGATGTCACTCCGGATATGCGTAACCGGAAAATCCGCATTATAGGAAGCCGACTTGACGGATGTGAAGGTTATTTGCTTACGGTCCGCGGCTCCAAGCAAAAGCGTCTGCTGATAGAATTACCTTCGCTGCTTGCCGCTGCTGTGGAGGTCGAACCGGAATATATACAGTTATTATAG
- a CDS encoding N-acetylneuraminate synthase family protein yields MNAPKIIAEIGCNHKGDMAIAKEMIMTAATYCKVDVVKFQKRCNKELLTPEEYNAPHPHPENSYGKTYGEHREFLEFNLDQHRQLQEWCNEFGVEYSTSVWDITSAKEICTLHPNLIKVPSACNLNKGLLEYLCDNFGGEIHLSFGMTTRDEEEQIIRFFESKGRNKDLVIYDCTSGYPVPFEDICLLEITRLRELYADRVKSIGFSGHHLGIAVDSAAVALGAEWIERHYTLDRTWKGTDHAASLEPDGVRKLARDCRAVAKALTYKKEDILDIEKVQRNKLKKNQVKW; encoded by the coding sequence ATGAACGCACCCAAAATTATTGCGGAAATCGGTTGCAATCACAAGGGTGACATGGCAATCGCAAAAGAGATGATAATGACTGCCGCCACTTATTGCAAAGTGGACGTGGTCAAGTTTCAGAAACGTTGTAATAAGGAGTTACTGACTCCCGAAGAATATAACGCTCCTCATCCCCATCCGGAAAACTCATACGGAAAAACTTACGGTGAACACCGAGAGTTTTTAGAATTCAATCTTGACCAGCATCGCCAATTGCAGGAATGGTGCAACGAATTCGGTGTGGAATATTCCACTTCCGTATGGGACATTACTTCCGCCAAGGAAATCTGTACCCTGCATCCGAATCTGATAAAAGTCCCCTCAGCCTGCAACCTGAACAAAGGCTTGTTGGAATATCTGTGCGATAACTTTGGTGGTGAAATACATCTGTCGTTCGGTATGACTACACGTGATGAGGAAGAACAGATTATCCGTTTCTTCGAATCCAAAGGGCGTAACAAGGATTTGGTAATATATGATTGTACTTCCGGTTATCCCGTACCATTCGAAGACATCTGTCTGCTTGAAATCACCCGTTTGCGTGAACTGTATGCAGACAGAGTAAAATCCATCGGCTTTTCAGGTCATCATTTAGGTATTGCCGTAGACTCTGCTGCCGTAGCTTTAGGCGCGGAATGGATAGAACGTCATTACACGCTCGACCGCACATGGAAAGGCACGGACCATGCCGCATCCTTGGAACCAGACGGTGTACGCAAGCTGGCACGTGACTGCCGTGCCGTGGCAAAGGCATTGACATATAAGAAAGAGGACATTCTTGATATCGAGAAAGTACAGAGAAATAAATTGAAGAAAAATCAAGTAAAATGGTAA
- a CDS encoding polysaccharide biosynthesis/export family protein — translation MKKYSLFVCILFLSIIGTGLLSSCGTSKDVIYFQDLKPGETEITLPEVQAITVQPEDKISIIVNSRDPQLTDLFNLPYVSRQLGQSLRTTGLSTGTNNGISGYTVDANGNIDFPVLGKVHVAGMKREEIAEHIKNELVTKNLVKDPVVTVEFMNLCVSVMGEVNNPGRFAIDRDRLTVLDALSMAGDLTIYGNRQKVLVLRQEDGQQRVYGISLTSGEHVYTSPAYYLQQNDVVYVEPNSMRSRQSTVNGNNVRSTSFWISLASLLTSIGILIFN, via the coding sequence ATGAAAAAATATTCTTTATTTGTATGTATCCTGTTCCTCTCGATTATAGGAACGGGACTTTTGAGTTCTTGCGGAACGTCCAAAGACGTAATTTACTTTCAGGACTTGAAGCCGGGAGAGACTGAAATCACCTTGCCGGAAGTGCAGGCTATCACTGTGCAACCGGAAGATAAGATTTCCATTATCGTGAACAGCCGTGACCCACAACTGACAGATTTGTTCAATCTGCCTTACGTCAGCCGGCAGTTAGGTCAGTCGTTGCGTACCACCGGATTGTCTACAGGAACTAATAACGGTATATCAGGCTATACCGTGGATGCAAACGGCAACATTGACTTTCCTGTACTGGGCAAGGTGCATGTGGCGGGCATGAAACGTGAGGAGATAGCTGAACATATCAAGAACGAGTTAGTGACGAAGAACTTGGTGAAAGATCCCGTGGTAACGGTAGAATTCATGAATCTTTGTGTGTCCGTGATGGGCGAAGTGAACAATCCTGGGCGTTTCGCTATCGATCGCGACAGGTTGACCGTCCTTGACGCACTAAGCATGGCGGGTGACCTAACCATCTACGGCAACCGGCAGAAAGTATTGGTGTTGCGTCAAGAAGATGGGCAGCAACGGGTATACGGCATTAGCCTCACTTCGGGCGAACACGTATACACTTCTCCTGCCTATTACCTGCAGCAGAACGACGTAGTCTATGTGGAACCCAATAGTATGAGGTCACGCCAGTCCACCGTCAACGGTAACAACGTGCGTTCTACCTCGTTCTGGATTTCACTCGCCTCGTTGCTGACATCCATCGGCATCCTAATATTCAACTGA
- a CDS encoding site-specific integrase, translated as MATIKIKFRPSSVIGKEGTLCYQVIHERQTRLISTGYKLYFSEWDKDSGRIQRLEENSERNRYLETLRCRTEGDLKRLKNIIRKLEKERKFTSEQIVQAFRSSENQDNGFFAYARKIISQTKRMGKERTSEIYTSSLNSFIRFRATAGDVTFEEMDSLMMMEYEAYLKQNGKCPNTISFYMRNLRALYNRALEEGLVENRNPFRHVNTGVEKTVKRAVSSEVIGKIKTLDLDCYPALGLARDLFLLCFYLRGMSFVDLVFLRKKDLQNGVLVYRRHKTGQQLCIKWEQPMQDIVRKYTDSDSPYLLPVIRVPGEGERRQYLNASHLMNKRLKKIGMMVGCPIKLTFYVSRHSWASIAKSQNVPVPVISEALGHDSEGTTRIYLALLDSSVVDKANSMVIQSIG; from the coding sequence ATGGCAACGATAAAAATTAAATTCAGACCCTCTTCGGTTATTGGCAAAGAGGGAACATTGTGTTATCAGGTAATACACGAGAGGCAGACGCGCCTGATAAGTACTGGTTATAAGTTGTACTTTTCCGAGTGGGATAAAGACTCGGGTAGAATTCAAAGGTTAGAAGAGAATTCGGAACGGAACCGTTATCTTGAAACCTTAAGATGTCGTACGGAAGGGGACTTAAAACGTTTAAAGAACATTATCAGGAAGTTGGAAAAAGAACGAAAATTCACTTCGGAACAAATAGTTCAGGCTTTCCGTTCTTCTGAAAATCAAGACAATGGATTCTTTGCTTATGCCCGTAAGATTATCAGTCAAACCAAACGTATGGGAAAAGAACGGACTTCAGAAATTTATACTAGTTCGCTGAACAGTTTCATTCGCTTTCGGGCTACAGCCGGTGATGTCACTTTTGAGGAAATGGATTCCCTCATGATGATGGAATACGAAGCATATTTAAAGCAAAACGGAAAATGTCCGAATACCATTTCATTTTACATGCGTAACTTGCGTGCCTTGTATAATAGAGCCTTGGAAGAGGGGTTGGTTGAAAACCGGAATCCGTTCCGTCATGTCAATACAGGTGTAGAAAAGACTGTTAAACGTGCGGTTTCGTCAGAAGTGATTGGAAAAATCAAGACTCTCGATCTCGATTGCTATCCTGCGTTAGGTTTGGCCCGCGATTTGTTCCTGCTATGCTTCTATCTTCGTGGCATGTCCTTCGTCGATCTGGTTTTTCTGAGGAAGAAAGATTTGCAGAATGGAGTATTGGTTTATCGGCGCCACAAGACTGGGCAACAGCTTTGTATTAAATGGGAGCAACCTATGCAGGACATTGTGCGTAAATATACAGACTCAGATTCACCTTATTTGTTACCTGTCATCAGGGTGCCTGGGGAGGGTGAAAGGCGTCAATATCTGAATGCTTCCCATTTGATGAATAAGCGGTTGAAGAAAATTGGTATGATGGTAGGTTGTCCTATTAAGCTCACATTTTATGTTAGTCGTCATTCATGGGCCAGTATTGCTAAAAGTCAAAATGTGCCGGTTCCTGTTATCAGCGAAGCGCTGGGTCATGATTCAGAAGGTACTACTCGCATTTATTTGGCATTGCTCGATTCGTCTGTGGTAGACAAAGCAAATAGTATGGTCATTCAGTCAATTGGCTAA